From the Oryza glaberrima chromosome 5, OglaRS2, whole genome shotgun sequence genome, one window contains:
- the LOC127773425 gene encoding uncharacterized protein LOC127773425, translating into MHIEKNVCDNIINTLLGTDKKSKDNLNSRLDLQALGIRSDLHPIEVEDKFYLPPAPYSMTSEEKKLFCKVLNGVKFPDGYASDIRRNVQVNEKKIIGLKSHDNHVILQQLLPLAVRRILPENVSAALVRVSNFFKQIYSPVIRVSDMQKLEAEIAETICLLEKIFLPSFFTIMIHLMVHLPAQARIAGPVHFRNMYPGERNDEGLPMEVQSTTPFFRNIGRGLAGKYCVALDHKTWLQAHRYVLFNYDNIDPYLNKHIDYLSSTGLQNKHEIDRVHHETFHEWFRLHVTEIGDDEPEEIKILAKEPIMAANKYNSYTINGFNFHTQSYDEGRPVQSSGVSLMDKWVRTDQFGITTVNFKHLFNTGDNISDEPFILASQAIQVYYVQDPVDTEWFAVRQSKPRDLYNMSETEKDDLGNDTEVSIILPDVHPNSTMNISVEETVFVRTDIDGIIVEANKPKT; encoded by the exons ATGCACATTGAGAAAAATGTATGTGATAACATAATCAATACACTCTTGGGTACTGACAAGAAGTCAAAAGACAACTTAAATTCTCGGTTAGACCTTCAAGCTCTAGGCATAAGAAGTGATCTTCATCCTATTGAAGTAGAAGATAAATTTTATTTACCTCCAGCCCCATACTCAATGACTTCTGAAGAGAAGAAATTGTTTTGCAAAGTGTTAAATGGAGTTAAGTTCCCTGATGGTTATGCCTCTGATATACGGCGCAATGTCCAGGTTAATGAGAAAAAGATAATCGGACTTAAGAGCCATGATAATCATGTTATCCTTCAACAATTGCTTCCACTTGCTGTTAGAAGGATATTACCAGAAAATGTTAGTGCAGCACTGGTTCGTGTgagcaatttttttaagcaaatatATTCGCCTGTTATCCGTGTAAGTGATATGCAAAAACTAGAGGCAGAAATAGCTGAGACCATATGTCTTCTTGAGAAAATATTCCTACCCTCATTTTTTACTATTATGATACACTTGATGGTCCATCTACCTGCTCAAGCAAGAATAGCTGGTCCGGTACATTTTCGCAACATGTACCCTGGAGAGAG GAATGACGAAGGCCTGCCCATGGAAGTTCAGAGTACCACTCCTTTCTTTCGCAACATTGGGCGAGGGTTAGCTGGTAAATATTGCGTGGCTTTAGACCACAAAACTTGGTTGCAGGCACACAGATATGTCTTATTCAACTATGACAATATCGATCCTTATTTGAA CAAACACATTGACTATCTTTCCTCAACTGGCCTTCAAAACAAACATGAAATTGACCGTGTGCACCATGAAACCTTTCATGAGTGGTTTAGATTGCAT GTCACTGAGATAGGTGATGATGAACCAGAAGAGATAAAAATTTTAGCTAAAGAGCCCATCATGGCTGCCAATAAATATAACAGCTACACCATAAATGGTTTTAACTTTCATACACAGTCTTATGATGAGGGAAGGCCTGTTCAAAGTAGTGGAGTGTCTCTAATG GACAAGTGGGTAAGGACTGATCAGTTTGGGATAACTACTGTGAATTTCAAGCATTTATTCAATACCGGTGACAATATATCAGATGAGCCTTTCATTTTAGCATCTCAAGCTATTCAGGTTTACTATGTTCAAGATCCTGTTGATACTGAATGGTTTGCTGTTAGGCAATCAAAACCACGTGACTTATATAATATGAGTGAAACTGAAAAAGATGATTTGGGGAATGACACTGAAGTATCCATCATTTTGCCTGATGTGCATCCCAATTCAACTATGAATATCTCTGTTGAAGAAACTGTTTTTGTTAGGACAGACATAGATGGAATAATTGTTGAAGCAAACAAACCTAAGACGTAA
- the LOC127773426 gene encoding uncharacterized protein LOC127773426 → MEKARGRSKEKVINGMAVGKSKENTLTDYEIRRKGVIAANNEMLQSLNLPPMGSNTHVQQRPKKIPKVTDGRNMVPRGDHNLRSRSRNNLEENVDENVGDDPEYQPEEDAMDDNEDVEETLELEQVQQKKKEGRGITQKLNIISRVGEAKIKITLNEFGQPVGLDSEEFATTVGTFVRKKIPVACGDWRDVDIKDKLKVWEDVQKHYEINEYGLHFVLETSHMIWKDYKADLKKKHFDANLTDEELMDRRDLRVNEAHGSGLLTIGDLQKLW, encoded by the exons ATGGAAAAGGCAAGAGGAAGGTCTAAAGAAAAGGTTATCAATGGAATGGCGGTTGGAAAGAGTAAGGAAAATACTCTTACTGATTATGAAATACGTCGCAAAGGTGTCATAGCAGCAAACAATGAGATGTTACAATCTCTAAACCTCCCGCCCATGGGCAGCAATACGCATGTTCAACAACGACCCAAGAAAATACCTAAG GTAACTGATGGTAGAAACATGGTGCCACGTGGAGATCATAACTTGCGGTCTAGGTCAAGAAATAACCTAGAGGAAAATGTAGATGAAAATGTTGGCGATGATCCTGAATACCAACCAGAAGAAGATGCCATGGATGACAATGAAG ATGTAGAAGAAACTCTTGAACTTGAACAAGTTCAGcagaaaaagaaggaaggaaggggTATCACTCAAAAGCTCAACATAATTTCAAGGGTGGGTGAAGCTAAAATCAAAATTACTCTCAACGAATTTGGTCAGCCGGTGGGGCTTGATTCTGAGGAATTTGCCACTACTGTTGGGACATTTGTGAGAAAGAAAATACCTGTTGCATGTGGTGATTGGAGAGATGTTGACATCAAAGACAAGCTGAAAGTATGGGAAGATGTACAG AAACATTATGAGATCAATGAATATGGTTTACATTTTGTGTTGGAGACATCGCATATGATATGGAAGGATTATAAGGCTGATTTGAAGAAGAAACATTTTGATGCAAATCTGACTGATGAGGAACTTATGGACAGACGTGACTTAAGAGTCAATGAGGCACATGGAAGTGGCTTATTAACCATTGGAGATCTCCAGAAGCTGTGGTAA
- the LOC127773667 gene encoding uncharacterized protein LOC127773667: MGVKTGRPPRRDEVFVETHKRKNGEIIPEAAETVEMLKEAAEVNPELKNKTIQEGDLYSRVCGTKEPRGRVRVLGKGPTPQDVGTPGTRSRMPTRLQLEIESHRQTKQEVVCLNKRMDDMQQRFNIMEHMVMSQGVQNIETSSHHASNSRHAESPRSPVLEELHNSNQEVHPNEPTNRHLLEEPHAEPTSRHLDNILSGDDFIIRKKAITPRVPSRNTATRSHEATIAEGENLVGKDVILYAVLRSDTPVAKATIVSIDPSSLVGGQPLGVEFYEVVVNVVLKRDALLPRPYDDMQTMADAQYTSIAWPNNRLNVSKRSAMSKSANSKSAGVVQSG; this comes from the exons ATG GGTGTGAAAACTGGGCGTCCTCCTAGAAGGGATGAAGTCTTTGTTGAAACGCACAAACGAAAAAATGGAGAAATTATTCCAGAGGCTGCAGAAACAGTT GAAATGCTAAAAGAGGCTGCAGAAGTTAACCCGGAGTTGAAGAACAAAACAATCCAGGAGGGCGATTTGTATTCACGTGTTTGTGGAACCAAGGAACCAAGAGGCCGTGTTCGTGTTTTAGGAAAGGGACCAACTCCTCAGGATGTGGGCACACCAGGTACACGTAGCAGAATGCCAACAAGACTTCAGCTAGAAATAGAATCTCATCGACAGACCAAACAAGAAGTTGTATGTCTGAATAAACGCATGGACGACATGCAACAACGTTTTAACATAATGGAGCATATGGTTATGTCTCAAGGTGTGCAGAATATAGAAACAAGTTCCCATCATGCTTCTAATTCTCGACATGCTGAG AGCCCAAGGAGTCCAGTACTTGAAGAGCTGCATAATTCAAATCAGGAGGTGCATCCTAATGAGCCTACCAATAGGCACTTGCTGGAGGAGCCTCATGCTGAGCCTACCAGTAGGCACTTGGATAATATCCTATCGGGTGATGACTTTATTATCCGCAAAAAAGCTATAACGCCAAGGGTGCCCTCAAGAAACACAGCCACAAGAAGCCATGAAGCCACCATTGCTGAAGGAGaaaatctt GTTGGTAAAGATGTTATCTTATATGCTGTCTTGAGATCTGACACCCCTGTGGCTAAAGCAACAATTGTATCAATTGATCCAAGTTCCTTGGTGGGAGGTCAACCTCTAGGTGTTGAATTCTATGAAGTTGTTGTCAATGTCGTGCTGAAAAGAGATGCATTGCTTCCTCGTCCATATGATGATATGCAAACTATGGCTGATGCTCAGTACACATCCATTGCATGGCCAAACAATAGG TTGAATGTTAGCAAGAGGTCTGCTATGTCCAAAAGTGCTAACTCCAAAAGTGCAG GGGTTGTTCAGTCTGGATAA
- the LOC127773668 gene encoding MADS-box transcription factor 58-like, with product MPEPAPAASPGSGSSDGSGIEDTADRQVTFCKRCNGLLKKAYELSMLCDAEVALIVFSSGGRLYEYSNNSVEETIERYKKANSDTSNASTVAEINAQHYQQEATKLKQHITYLQNSNRTNCCVLKLSTCREGKRSCRMKTCTQRAKLPRVKKDCKQ from the exons ATGCCAGAACCAGCACCTGCTGCTTCCCCTGGCTCCGGCAGCTCAGATGGCTCAGGCATCGAGGACACGGCGGACCGTCAGGTCACCTTCTGCAAGCGCTGCAACGGGCTACTCAAGAAGGCGTATGAGCTCTCCATGCTCTGCGATGCCGAGGTTGCCCTCATCGTCTTCTCCAGCGGCGGCCGCCTCTACGAGTACTCCAACAACAG CGTTGAGGAAACTATTGAGAGGTACAAGAAAGCCAACAGTGACACCTCCAATGCCAGTACAGTTGCAGAGATCAATGCCCAG CACTACCAGCAGGAGGCTACTAAGCTGAAGCAACATATCACCTACCTGCAGAACTCCAACAG AACGAATTGCTGTGTGCTGAAATTGAGTACATGCAGAGAAGG GAAACGGAGCTGCAGAATGAAAACATGTACTCAAAGAGCGAA GTTGCCGAGAGTGAAAAAGGACTGCAAACAGTGA